In Mercenaria mercenaria strain notata chromosome 15, MADL_Memer_1, whole genome shotgun sequence, a single genomic region encodes these proteins:
- the LOC123545555 gene encoding palmitoyltransferase ZDHHC23-B-like isoform X1 — translation MKDKYIIRKMASDDVLCCCEYRNKSGERTHLLACCCDCEALDQMADRLFRCEKIPTSLVDRFLDTVMDRCRIPGFSGGGATQVNFEIVTPIVVIPISLMLCAIGPISSFLILSCFPYFCFFFYRTWRRKTNKTRTKFFFVWGLTSLLFMYFLFEMIICSYTNVSFIDNLIISLSVIAMCVALKFAKKDPGIIPSDKLKQYLYDSFSLFGMLENADRDDEDIADFEVVEHDDVPGDVGEKAIELQNKNSANNEQLSKGGNCCDSCCVEKPPRSGHCTVCDVCIYNRDHHCVWIDSCVGARNHRSFLVAMTIFVFTCYYGSYLTLTSVCDPNWPHEITCSFHTAYRDFKWGLCYASAWYVIVVATIMLFGLFHQIVLISQNMTSQELHNAAKQGNTRLLMFNTRNVYNRGILNNWNDFWMKQRYVGMYETV, via the exons AAAAATGGCATCAGACGATGTATTATGTTGTTGCGAGTACCGAAACAAAAGTGGTGAAAGAACTCATTTGTTGGCTTGTTGTTGCGACTGTGAGGCCCTCGACCAGATGGCAGACAG atTGTTTAGATGTGAAAAGATTCCTACGTCCCTAGTTGACAGGTTTCTTGATACTGTGATGGATAGGTGCCGTATACCAGGTTTCTCCGGAGGCGGGGCCACACAAGTCAACTTTGAAATTGTCACACCTATTGTTGTTATACCTATCAGCTTGATGCTATGTGCGATTGGGCCAATTTCATCCTTTCTGATATTGAGCTGTTTTCCATACTTCTGTTTCTTCTTCTACCGTACTTGGAGgaggaaaacaaacaaaacaaggacCAAATTTTTCTTTGTGTGGGGCTTAACATCTCTCCTattcatgtattttctttttgagATGATAATATGCTCTTAcacaaatgtttcatttatagaCAACCTGATTATAAGTTTATCAGTTATAGCGATGTGTGTAGCCCTAAAATTTGCAAAGAAGGACCCTGGAATAATACCTAGTGATAAACtcaaacaatatttatatgaTTCGTTCAGTTTGTTTGGAATGCTAGAGAATGCAGACAGAGATGATGAGGATATAGCTGACTTTGAAGTTGTAGAACATGATGACGTACCAGGTGATGTTGGTGAAAAAG CTATAGAACTTCAGAACAAGAACTCAGCAAATAATGAACAGCTTAGTAAGGGAGGTAACTGTTGTGATTCATGTTGTGTAGAGAAACCTCCAAGATCTGGGCACTGTACTGTGTGTGATGTGTGTATATACAATAGGGACCATCACTGTGTATG GATAGACAGCTGTGTTGGAGCCAGAAATCACCGATCATTCCTTGTTGCTATGACGATATTTGTGTTTACTTGTTACTATGGAAgttatttgaccttgacctcagtaTGCGATCCTAACTGGCCCCATGAGATCACTTGCTCCTTCCATACAGCTTACAGGGACTTCAA atgGGGACTTTGTTATGCCAGTGCTTGGTATGTAATTGTTGTGGCAACAATAATGTTGTTCGGGCTGTTTCACCAGATTGTGCTAATATCACAAAACATGACTTCACAAGAGTTGCACAATGCAGCTAAACAAGGAAACACTCGATTGTTGATGTTCAACACCAGAAATGTGTACAACAGAGGAATTTTAAACAACTGGAATGATTTCTGGATGAAACAAAGATATGTAGGAATGTATGAAactgtttaa
- the LOC123545555 gene encoding palmitoyltransferase ZDHHC23-B-like isoform X2: MASDDVLCCCEYRNKSGERTHLLACCCDCEALDQMADRLFRCEKIPTSLVDRFLDTVMDRCRIPGFSGGGATQVNFEIVTPIVVIPISLMLCAIGPISSFLILSCFPYFCFFFYRTWRRKTNKTRTKFFFVWGLTSLLFMYFLFEMIICSYTNVSFIDNLIISLSVIAMCVALKFAKKDPGIIPSDKLKQYLYDSFSLFGMLENADRDDEDIADFEVVEHDDVPGDVGEKAIELQNKNSANNEQLSKGGNCCDSCCVEKPPRSGHCTVCDVCIYNRDHHCVWIDSCVGARNHRSFLVAMTIFVFTCYYGSYLTLTSVCDPNWPHEITCSFHTAYRDFKWGLCYASAWYVIVVATIMLFGLFHQIVLISQNMTSQELHNAAKQGNTRLLMFNTRNVYNRGILNNWNDFWMKQRYVGMYETV; this comes from the exons ATGGCATCAGACGATGTATTATGTTGTTGCGAGTACCGAAACAAAAGTGGTGAAAGAACTCATTTGTTGGCTTGTTGTTGCGACTGTGAGGCCCTCGACCAGATGGCAGACAG atTGTTTAGATGTGAAAAGATTCCTACGTCCCTAGTTGACAGGTTTCTTGATACTGTGATGGATAGGTGCCGTATACCAGGTTTCTCCGGAGGCGGGGCCACACAAGTCAACTTTGAAATTGTCACACCTATTGTTGTTATACCTATCAGCTTGATGCTATGTGCGATTGGGCCAATTTCATCCTTTCTGATATTGAGCTGTTTTCCATACTTCTGTTTCTTCTTCTACCGTACTTGGAGgaggaaaacaaacaaaacaaggacCAAATTTTTCTTTGTGTGGGGCTTAACATCTCTCCTattcatgtattttctttttgagATGATAATATGCTCTTAcacaaatgtttcatttatagaCAACCTGATTATAAGTTTATCAGTTATAGCGATGTGTGTAGCCCTAAAATTTGCAAAGAAGGACCCTGGAATAATACCTAGTGATAAACtcaaacaatatttatatgaTTCGTTCAGTTTGTTTGGAATGCTAGAGAATGCAGACAGAGATGATGAGGATATAGCTGACTTTGAAGTTGTAGAACATGATGACGTACCAGGTGATGTTGGTGAAAAAG CTATAGAACTTCAGAACAAGAACTCAGCAAATAATGAACAGCTTAGTAAGGGAGGTAACTGTTGTGATTCATGTTGTGTAGAGAAACCTCCAAGATCTGGGCACTGTACTGTGTGTGATGTGTGTATATACAATAGGGACCATCACTGTGTATG GATAGACAGCTGTGTTGGAGCCAGAAATCACCGATCATTCCTTGTTGCTATGACGATATTTGTGTTTACTTGTTACTATGGAAgttatttgaccttgacctcagtaTGCGATCCTAACTGGCCCCATGAGATCACTTGCTCCTTCCATACAGCTTACAGGGACTTCAA atgGGGACTTTGTTATGCCAGTGCTTGGTATGTAATTGTTGTGGCAACAATAATGTTGTTCGGGCTGTTTCACCAGATTGTGCTAATATCACAAAACATGACTTCACAAGAGTTGCACAATGCAGCTAAACAAGGAAACACTCGATTGTTGATGTTCAACACCAGAAATGTGTACAACAGAGGAATTTTAAACAACTGGAATGATTTCTGGATGAAACAAAGATATGTAGGAATGTATGAAactgtttaa